A window of the Pedosphaera parvula Ellin514 genome harbors these coding sequences:
- a CDS encoding FG-GAP repeat domain-containing protein: MKIRMCLMMMFALLAGKHHAAARTAFAPAINYPGAGGVSVVAADVNGDGKVDLICASFDQGTLTIYTNDASGGFAVASSLIVGYSLSWVTAADFNGDGKPDLIYAYRYANAVSVLTNGGTGNFVLASSQTVDVWPISVVAADVTGHGFMDLITANANNNSDTISVLTNDGKGGLLLSSNYNVGYFPTSVTAADVNGDGRMDLICARWDNHLLVFTNNGMGGFAVSSTPVVGANPVSVVAADVNGDGRMDLITANLWDNTLSVLTNDGSGGFTLAASPSVGVNPYSVAAADVNGDGRLDLISANDSDGTLTVLTNDGAGGFVIATNITVSSGPDSLVVADVDGDGRLDLISANIDHGISVVLNKSTFPPPGIPPKLTLSNSGKNLVVSWPSASAGWSLQQTPALNPSSWAPAGYSGYGIANDGTNKSLTIPASQGNQFFRLLHP, encoded by the coding sequence ATGAAGATCCGAATGTGTTTGATGATGATGTTCGCACTGCTCGCCGGAAAGCATCACGCCGCCGCCCGGACTGCTTTCGCGCCTGCCATCAACTATCCAGGTGCCGGAGGCGTCTCAGTCGTCGCGGCGGATGTGAACGGCGACGGCAAAGTGGATTTGATCTGCGCAAGTTTTGACCAGGGCACACTGACAATATACACGAACGACGCCAGTGGCGGGTTCGCGGTGGCTTCCTCCCTGATTGTGGGTTATTCCCTTTCCTGGGTAACGGCGGCGGATTTTAATGGTGATGGGAAGCCGGACCTGATTTACGCTTACCGATATGCCAATGCCGTATCCGTTTTGACCAACGGTGGCACTGGTAATTTCGTCCTCGCCAGCAGCCAGACAGTTGACGTATGGCCGATTTCAGTCGTCGCGGCGGATGTCACCGGCCATGGATTCATGGACCTGATCACTGCAAACGCGAACAACAACAGCGATACGATATCCGTTCTTACCAACGACGGCAAAGGCGGGCTTCTGCTAAGCAGCAATTACAACGTGGGATATTTTCCCACCTCGGTAACCGCGGCGGATGTAAATGGAGATGGACGCATGGATCTGATCTGCGCGCGTTGGGACAATCACCTGCTTGTGTTCACAAACAACGGCATGGGCGGGTTTGCCGTCTCCTCGACACCGGTCGTTGGCGCCAATCCCGTATCGGTCGTGGCGGCGGATGTTAATGGAGACGGTAGGATGGATTTGATCACTGCGAATCTCTGGGACAACACACTGTCCGTTTTGACCAATGACGGGAGTGGTGGATTTACCCTCGCCGCTTCGCCGAGCGTGGGCGTTAATCCCTATTCCGTGGCCGCCGCGGATGTGAACGGAGACGGCAGGCTCGATTTGATTTCCGCCAATGACAGCGACGGGACTCTTACAGTACTGACCAACGACGGCGCTGGCGGATTTGTGATCGCAACCAACATCACCGTTTCAAGTGGGCCTGATTCGCTCGTCGTCGCGGATGTTGATGGCGACGGCAGACTCGATTTGATCAGCGCGAATATCGATCATGGAATTTCAGTGGTATTGAACAAATCGACCTTCCCGCCCCCGGGGATTCCGCCAAAGTTGACCTTGAGTAATTCCGGCAAGAATCTCGTGGTCTCATGGCCGTCCGCCTCGGCAGGATGGTCTTTGCAGCAAACGCCCGCCCTGAATCCTTCGTCTTGGGCTCCGGCCGGCTACAGTGGTTACGGAATCGCTAATGACGGAACGAACAAGAGTTTGACCATTCCAGCGTCTCAGGGAAACCAGTTTTTCCGCCTGTTGCATCCTTAG